One segment of Vulpes lagopus strain Blue_001 chromosome 8, ASM1834538v1, whole genome shotgun sequence DNA contains the following:
- the LOC121497046 gene encoding quinone oxidoreductase-like: MATATAGKLMRAIRVFEFGGPEVLKLQSDVAVPIPKDHQVLIKVHACGVNPVETYIRSGTYRRKPLLPYTPGSDVAGIIEAIGENVSTFKKGDRVFTTATISGGYAEYALASDHTVYILPEKLDLKQGAAIGIPYFTAYRALLHSARAKAGESVLVHGASGGVGIAACQIARAYGLKVLGTAGTEEGQNIVLQNGAHEVFNHRELNYIDKIKKSVGEKGIDVIIEMLANVNLSNDLDLLSYGGRVIVVGSRGPIEINPRDTIPKETSIIGTALYSSTKEEFRKFAMALQAGMEIGWLKPVIGSQYSLEKVVQAHENIIHSSGTIGKMILLLE, encoded by the coding sequence ATGGCGACTGCGACTGCAGGGAAGTTGATGAGAGCGATTCGAGTTTTTGAATTTGGTGGACCAGAAGTGCTGAAACTCCAGTCGGATGTTGCAGTACCAATTCCAAAAGACCATCAGGTTCTGATCAAAGTCCACGCATGTGGTGTAAACCCCGTGGAAACATATATTCGGTCTGGTACTTACAGAAGAAAACCACTCTTACCCTACACGCCGGGTTCAGACGTGGCTGGGATAATAGAAGCTATTGGAGAGAATGTATCTACTTTCAAGAAAGGTGACAGAGTTTTCACTACCGCCACCATCTCTGGGGGCTATGCTGAGTATGCCCTTGCTTCAGATCACACTGTGTACATACTGCCGGAGAAACTGGACTTGAAACAAGGAGCTGCCATCGGCATCCCGTATTTTACCGCGTACCGAGCTCTGCTCCACAGTGCCCGCGCGAAAGCCGGAGAAAGTGTTCTGGTTCATGGGGCTAGCGGAGGAGTTGGAATAGCAGCGTGCCAGATTGCCAGGGCTTACGGCCTAAAAGTTTTGGGTACGGCTGGTACCGAGGAAGGACAAAACATTGTCTTGCAGAATGGAGCCCATGAAGTGTTTAATCATAGAGAACTTAATTATATTGATAAAATCAAGAAATCTGTTGGTGAAAAAGGCATTGACGTGATCATTGAAATGCTAGCTAATGTAAATCTTAGTAATGATTTGGATCTTCTGTCGTATGGAGGACGAGTAATAGTTGTTGGCAGCAGAGGTCCTATTGAAATAAACCCACGGGACACCATCCCAAAGGAAACCAGTATAATTGGAACTGCTCTTTATTCATCAACTAAGGAGGAATTTAGGAAATTTGCAATGGCCCTTCAAGCTGGAATGGAAATCGGTTGGTTGAAACCTGTGATAGGTTCTCAGTATTCACTGGAGAAGGTGGTCCAGGCTCACGAAAATATCATCCACAGCAGTGGGACTATTGGGAAAATGATTCTTCTCTTAGAATGA